In Lactococcus garvieae subsp. garvieae, the following proteins share a genomic window:
- the rpmI gene encoding 50S ribosomal protein L35, translating into MPKQKTHRASAKRFKRTGNGGLKRFRAYTSHRMHGKTVKQRRQLRKGRMVSAGDFKRIRRMVANMR; encoded by the coding sequence ATGCCAAAACAAAAAACTCACCGCGCATCAGCTAAACGTTTCAAACGTACTGGTAATGGCGGTCTTAAACGCTTCCGCGCTTACACTTCACACCGTATGCACGGTAAAACTGTAAAACAACGTCGTCAACTCCGTAAAGGCCGTATGGTTTCAGCAGGTGACTTCAAACGTATCCGTCGTATGGTTGCGAACATGCGTTAA
- a CDS encoding family 20 glycosylhydrolase produces MKQRKVFKIWGLMVLVMLLMMMLKQTGVQADKKPPAVIAEKGITLDISRKFYKSQVIKKFIDDLSKYPNSFLQLHMTDNQNLAVEMSAVEQTTEKNAIYQDGQWINTQTNRPFLSKKELVDLVAYARSKNVVLIPEVEAPAHMQAIMDLLKVNDPERYDAIKLPDGAPDQFNLIDYSKAESLKFVQEILAEYTPLFAGQAKRYFHIGIDEIDWLPVESNMNLVNYVNALDNFLKSQGYTTRMWNDRVAKADLPAYNKDIQITYWTQIGGWDINSTDERATLGRKYTASAQELLDAGFKVLNYNAYYTYFLPGQRMWQPESYAYTINDLVENWDLSKFELNSGNQVRSTENVVGSALSFLGEEAGDYTDSQIQKKMQDFVKAYLKKK; encoded by the coding sequence ATGAAGCAAAGAAAAGTCTTCAAGATATGGGGATTAATGGTACTCGTTATGCTTTTAATGATGATGTTAAAACAGACAGGGGTTCAAGCAGATAAAAAGCCACCAGCAGTGATCGCAGAAAAAGGGATAACTTTGGATATTTCACGTAAATTTTATAAGAGTCAGGTTATCAAAAAGTTTATTGATGATTTGAGTAAATATCCGAATAGTTTTCTACAGCTGCATATGACCGACAACCAAAATTTGGCTGTGGAGATGTCCGCGGTGGAACAAACGACTGAAAAAAACGCTATTTATCAAGACGGACAATGGATAAACACGCAAACCAATCGCCCTTTTCTTTCGAAAAAGGAGCTGGTAGATTTGGTTGCTTACGCGCGCTCAAAAAATGTTGTTTTAATCCCAGAGGTAGAGGCTCCTGCCCACATGCAAGCTATTATGGACCTTTTGAAAGTCAATGATCCTGAGCGATATGATGCCATTAAGCTACCTGATGGAGCGCCAGATCAGTTTAATCTGATTGATTACTCTAAGGCTGAGTCACTCAAATTTGTTCAAGAAATCTTGGCAGAATACACACCACTTTTTGCCGGACAAGCAAAGCGCTATTTTCATATCGGTATCGATGAGATTGACTGGTTGCCTGTTGAATCAAACATGAATTTAGTGAACTACGTGAATGCTTTAGACAATTTTTTAAAGAGTCAAGGTTATACAACGAGAATGTGGAATGATCGCGTGGCTAAAGCAGATCTTCCTGCCTACAATAAAGACATTCAAATCACTTATTGGACACAGATTGGTGGTTGGGATATTAATAGCACGGACGAGAGAGCAACTTTGGGTCGAAAATATACAGCAAGTGCTCAAGAACTTTTAGATGCAGGATTTAAAGTCTTAAATTACAACGCTTATTATACTTATTTCCTTCCAGGTCAGCGCATGTGGCAACCAGAGAGTTATGCTTACACGATTAACGATTTAGTAGAAAATTGGGATTTATCTAAGTTCGAATTGAATAGCGGAAATCAAGTAAGATCAACAGAAAACGTTGTAGGTTCAGCCCTCAGCTTTTTGGGGGAAGAAGCAGGAGATTATACAGATAGCCAAATTCAAAAAAAGATGCAAGATTTTGTGAAAGCCTATTTAAAGAAGAAGTGA
- a CDS encoding SPFH domain-containing protein, translated as MLTVSLIITVLVIIIILASAGTLFYVIKQQTVAIIERFGKYQTTSSAGFHVKLPWGIDRVAARIQLRLLQNEMTVETKTKDNVFVTMNIATQYRVNEENIKDAYYKLMNPSEQIQAYIEDALRSAVPKLTLDEVFEKKDEIALEVQHQVAEEMTTYGYIIVKTLITRVEPDAEVKQSMNEINAAQRKQDASQMLANAEKIKIVTSAEAEAEKDRLRGVGIAEQRKAIVDGLAQQIIEIKNTGASLTEDQIMSILLTNQYLDTLNQFAEAGNSTIFLPASADGIEDMRTQILSALKAK; from the coding sequence ATGTTAACAGTTTCACTTATTATTACCGTGCTCGTCATTATTATTATTTTGGCGAGTGCAGGAACATTGTTTTATGTGATTAAACAACAAACGGTTGCGATTATCGAACGTTTTGGGAAGTATCAAACGACATCTTCGGCCGGATTCCATGTAAAATTACCTTGGGGAATTGATCGTGTTGCGGCACGGATTCAACTGCGTCTTTTGCAAAACGAAATGACCGTTGAAACAAAAACAAAAGATAATGTTTTTGTGACCATGAATATCGCAACGCAATACCGTGTCAATGAAGAAAATATTAAAGATGCCTACTATAAACTGATGAACCCTTCTGAGCAAATTCAAGCCTACATTGAGGATGCGCTTCGATCTGCTGTGCCTAAGTTGACTTTGGATGAAGTTTTCGAGAAAAAAGACGAGATCGCTTTGGAAGTACAGCATCAAGTTGCAGAGGAAATGACAACCTACGGTTATATTATTGTGAAAACATTGATTACACGTGTAGAACCTGATGCCGAAGTTAAGCAATCAATGAATGAAATTAATGCCGCTCAACGTAAGCAAGATGCATCACAAATGCTTGCGAATGCTGAGAAAATAAAAATTGTAACTTCTGCTGAAGCCGAAGCCGAAAAAGATCGCTTGCGTGGTGTGGGTATTGCTGAACAACGTAAAGCTATTGTTGACGGACTCGCTCAACAAATTATTGAAATTAAAAATACTGGAGCAAGTTTAACAGAAGATCAGATTATGTCCATTCTTTTAACCAACCAGTATCTTGATACGCTTAACCAATTTGCTGAAGCAGGAAATTCTACAATTTTCCTTCCAGCCAGTGCAGATGGTATAGAAGATATGCGTACACAAATTTTGAGCGCATTGAAAGCAAAATAA
- a CDS encoding DUF1048 domain-containing protein, with product MNFWERITGKDMTVARADFAARVKRLPESYQRIWAELDEEIQRYSDLTGRNLIPIMSSLLEFFEETAFDHEDVSAVIGEDKEAFVAELFDQRRPIPNKSYRDKCREQLNRNVAKKLGRQ from the coding sequence ATGAATTTTTGGGAGAGAATAACAGGAAAAGATATGACTGTGGCGAGGGCAGATTTTGCAGCAAGAGTGAAACGTCTGCCAGAGAGTTACCAACGCATATGGGCAGAGCTTGATGAAGAAATCCAAAGATATAGTGATTTGACAGGGAGAAATCTTATCCCCATCATGAGTAGCTTACTTGAATTTTTTGAAGAAACAGCATTTGATCATGAAGATGTTTCAGCTGTCATTGGTGAGGATAAGGAAGCTTTTGTTGCGGAGCTGTTCGATCAACGACGTCCCATCCCCAATAAATCCTACCGAGACAAATGCCGCGAGCAACTTAATCGAAATGTAGCAAAAAAATTAGGGAGACAATAG
- a CDS encoding demethylmenaquinone methyltransferase, with protein sequence MNKVNEERVHEIFNNISTDYDKMNAIISFKQHDLWRDKTMKKMGDLSDMTILDLCCGTGDWTFDLSKAVGQKGKVVGLDFSENMLKVAQDKLDKKGNENIEFIQGNAMAIPFENDMFDAVTIGYGLRNTPDYLTVLREIFRVLKTGGKVVCIETSHPTLPIYKQAFELYFKKVMPFLGKVFAKSLKEYQWLQKSAENFPDAKALALLFSEAGFSTVSYQKHGGGAIATHFGTKGSPVTKEDSQ encoded by the coding sequence ATGAATAAGGTAAACGAAGAACGTGTACACGAAATATTTAATAATATATCCACTGATTATGACAAAATGAATGCCATCATTAGTTTCAAGCAGCATGACTTATGGCGGGATAAAACCATGAAAAAAATGGGGGATTTATCTGACATGACCATTTTGGATTTGTGTTGTGGTACTGGGGATTGGACTTTTGACCTTTCAAAAGCTGTGGGGCAAAAGGGTAAGGTCGTGGGCTTAGACTTTTCTGAAAATATGCTGAAAGTGGCCCAAGATAAACTTGACAAAAAAGGCAATGAAAACATTGAATTTATTCAAGGAAATGCCATGGCTATTCCTTTTGAAAATGACATGTTTGATGCAGTTACGATTGGTTATGGCTTGAGAAACACGCCTGATTATCTCACAGTGCTACGAGAAATTTTCCGTGTCTTAAAAACTGGCGGAAAAGTAGTGTGTATTGAAACTTCTCATCCAACTTTGCCTATTTACAAGCAAGCATTTGAACTTTATTTTAAAAAAGTGATGCCTTTTCTGGGAAAAGTCTTTGCCAAGTCTTTGAAGGAATACCAATGGCTTCAAAAATCTGCGGAGAATTTTCCTGATGCGAAAGCTTTGGCTTTATTGTTTAGCGAGGCTGGATTTTCTACTGTAAGCTATCAAAAACATGGCGGTGGAGCCATTGCTACACACTTTGGGACCAAAGGCTCTCCTGTAACAAAAGAAGACTCACAATGA
- a CDS encoding DUF3042 family protein, with product MNKNLITGFVAGNIVTLAALFTAGAIYKKRVVDPIEHKWEFAQESRKKANRKRIAH from the coding sequence ATGAATAAAAATCTCATCACTGGTTTCGTTGCCGGTAACATTGTCACTCTTGCTGCTTTATTCACTGCAGGCGCAATCTACAAAAAACGTGTTGTTGACCCGATTGAACATAAATGGGAGTTTGCTCAAGAAAGTCGTAAAAAAGCAAACCGTAAACGTATTGCTCATTAA
- a CDS encoding PadR family transcriptional regulator — MENNTEMLKGVLEGCVLQIISQGETYGYAITQQLKELGFTNVAEGTVYTITSRLERQNLLETEKKASEKGPSRKFFKLNTAGEEELAAFWVRWDFISEKLSEIRNKEK, encoded by the coding sequence ATGGAAAATAATACGGAAATGCTCAAGGGTGTTTTAGAAGGTTGTGTCTTACAAATCATCAGCCAAGGAGAAACCTATGGTTATGCCATCACACAGCAATTAAAAGAATTAGGATTTACTAACGTAGCAGAAGGCACAGTTTATACGATAACTTCTCGGCTTGAACGGCAAAACTTACTGGAGACAGAAAAAAAAGCCTCAGAAAAAGGTCCATCACGTAAGTTTTTTAAGTTGAATACTGCGGGAGAAGAGGAACTGGCAGCATTTTGGGTGCGTTGGGATTTTATCTCAGAAAAACTTTCTGAGATAAGAAATAAGGAGAAATGA
- the miaA gene encoding tRNA (adenosine(37)-N6)-dimethylallyltransferase MiaA — protein MKKNKVIVVVGPTAVGKTALGIQLAQVFDGEIISGDSQQVYRGLDIGTAKASPEEQSAAVHHLIDVRDVNENYSAFDFVQEATVCIEQIISRGKLPIIVGGTGLYIQSLVEGYHLGGQENHEAMMELRRSLEKLSDEELFARVSQDIPELNRRRAMRFLELEAFGTGENQASDYEFCLLGLNAERTILYDRINHRVDDMLEQGLLEEAQALFENHPEVQAAKGIGYKEFFPYFSGEISLEEAVELVKRNSRRYAKRQLTWFRNRMNVDFYDVFAEDYPENAIICAREFLNMEEKSEK, from the coding sequence ATGAAAAAAAATAAGGTAATAGTCGTGGTCGGACCAACAGCTGTAGGTAAAACAGCTTTAGGTATTCAGCTGGCCCAAGTTTTTGATGGTGAGATTATTTCAGGCGATTCGCAACAAGTCTATCGTGGGCTGGATATCGGGACAGCCAAGGCAAGTCCAGAAGAACAGTCCGCAGCAGTGCATCATTTAATTGATGTACGAGATGTAAATGAAAATTATTCTGCTTTTGACTTTGTTCAAGAAGCTACCGTTTGCATAGAGCAAATTATTTCTCGAGGAAAGCTTCCGATTATTGTCGGTGGCACGGGGCTTTATATCCAGAGTCTTGTTGAGGGGTATCACTTAGGAGGGCAAGAAAATCATGAGGCAATGATGGAACTGCGTCGAAGCTTAGAGAAACTCTCTGATGAAGAGTTATTTGCGCGTGTTTCCCAAGATATTCCTGAGTTGAATCGGCGAAGGGCAATGCGTTTTCTTGAGCTGGAAGCTTTTGGTACAGGTGAAAATCAAGCGTCTGACTATGAGTTTTGTCTTCTCGGTCTGAATGCAGAAAGAACAATACTCTATGATCGAATAAATCATCGGGTAGACGATATGTTGGAACAGGGCTTACTTGAAGAAGCACAAGCTTTATTTGAAAATCACCCCGAGGTTCAAGCTGCAAAAGGTATTGGCTATAAGGAGTTTTTCCCTTATTTCTCAGGGGAAATCTCACTTGAAGAGGCAGTGGAACTTGTAAAAAGAAATTCACGAAGATATGCGAAACGTCAATTGACTTGGTTCCGCAACCGGATGAATGTCGATTTTTACGATGTCTTTGCTGAAGATTACCCAGAAAATGCTATAATATGTGCAAGAGAATTTTTAAATATGGAGGAAAAAAGTGAAAAATAA
- a CDS encoding GNAT family N-acetyltransferase has protein sequence MVMKLIAYNDTYKQAVIDLILSIQKEEFGVAIDLADQPDLQDIHAHYSQFWLAVDEEKGVVGTLGIVKFNEQQAVLKKMFVNVEYRGKSVAQLLLDNLFDYCHIENIKEIYLGTVEQFKAAHRFYEKNDFLPINEKILPKHMPRMEVDTIFYKKNITE, from the coding sequence ATGGTTATGAAGTTAATCGCTTACAATGATACCTATAAACAAGCAGTTATTGATTTGATACTTTCTATTCAGAAGGAAGAATTTGGAGTTGCTATTGATTTAGCAGATCAGCCCGATTTGCAAGATATTCATGCACATTACAGTCAATTTTGGCTTGCTGTTGATGAAGAGAAGGGAGTTGTTGGAACACTTGGTATCGTCAAGTTTAATGAACAGCAAGCTGTTCTGAAAAAGATGTTTGTCAATGTTGAATACAGAGGAAAGTCTGTTGCACAACTTCTTTTGGATAATTTGTTTGACTACTGTCACATAGAGAATATCAAAGAAATTTATCTTGGAACTGTCGAACAATTCAAAGCGGCACATCGTTTTTATGAAAAAAATGACTTTCTACCTATCAATGAAAAAATACTGCCCAAACACATGCCAAGAATGGAGGTGGACACGATATTTTATAAAAAAAATATCACAGAATAA
- a CDS encoding DUF3042 family protein, with protein sequence MDNKEESMNKYLKGYLIGKAIEITVAGTAVMVAKHKGLIDAEMRPTFKEDAFAESQKRAKRKRLAR encoded by the coding sequence ATGGACAATAAGGAGGAGAGCATGAATAAATATCTTAAGGGCTACCTAATAGGTAAAGCCATTGAAATTACAGTTGCCGGTACTGCGGTAATGGTTGCTAAACATAAGGGATTAATTGATGCGGAAATGCGTCCTACCTTTAAAGAAGACGCTTTTGCTGAAAGTCAAAAACGTGCAAAACGCAAACGACTTGCGCGCTAA
- a CDS encoding dihydroorotate oxidase, translating into MKQETTFAHTKFANPFMNASGVHCMTIEDLQELEKSDAGAYITKSCTLEKREGNPSPRYVDLDLGSINSMGLPNLGFNYYLDYVLEVQQNQDTPIFFSIAGMSPEENLEMLDSIQKSAFSGITELNLSCPNVPGKPQLAYDFQATEQLLEKVFAFFKKPLGVKLPPYFDLAHFDQMADILNKFPLTYVNSVNSVGNALYIDTEEEAVVIKPKNGFGGLGGQYIKPTALANVRAFYTRLKPEIQIIGTGGIETGQDAFEHLLCGASMLQIGTALHKEGPEIFTRIRRELQEIMDKKGYQSIDEFRGKLKSL; encoded by the coding sequence TTGAAACAAGAAACAACTTTTGCTCACACTAAATTTGCCAATCCTTTTATGAATGCATCTGGTGTACATTGTATGACTATCGAGGATCTGCAAGAATTAGAAAAATCTGATGCAGGCGCTTATATCACTAAAAGCTGTACCTTGGAAAAGAGAGAAGGCAATCCTTCTCCGCGTTATGTCGACTTAGATTTAGGAAGCATTAACTCTATGGGTCTTCCTAATCTAGGGTTCAACTATTACCTAGATTATGTTTTGGAAGTACAACAAAATCAAGATACACCAATCTTTTTCTCCATTGCTGGTATGAGTCCCGAAGAAAATCTTGAAATGCTGGATAGTATTCAAAAGAGCGCATTTTCAGGTATTACTGAGCTTAACCTCTCATGTCCAAACGTACCAGGTAAACCTCAATTAGCCTATGATTTCCAAGCAACAGAGCAACTGTTAGAAAAAGTATTTGCTTTCTTCAAAAAACCTTTGGGTGTTAAGCTTCCGCCATATTTTGACTTGGCACATTTCGATCAAATGGCTGATATTCTTAACAAGTTTCCCCTCACTTACGTCAACTCTGTCAACAGTGTCGGAAATGCCCTCTATATCGATACTGAAGAGGAAGCTGTTGTGATTAAACCTAAAAATGGTTTCGGCGGTCTTGGTGGTCAATACATCAAACCAACTGCTTTAGCCAATGTGCGTGCCTTCTACACACGTCTTAAACCAGAAATACAAATCATCGGAACAGGCGGTATCGAAACAGGTCAAGATGCTTTTGAACATCTTCTCTGTGGTGCAAGCATGCTCCAAATTGGGACAGCCCTCCACAAAGAAGGTCCAGAAATTTTCACAAGAATCCGTAGAGAACTTCAAGAAATCATGGACAAAAAAGGCTATCAATCTATTGACGAATTCCGTGGTAAACTCAAAAGTCTCTAA
- a CDS encoding polysaccharide deacetylase family protein — protein MKKKVLKAGSAILALAIVFGAASILVKTTETEKENKKTSVNTYIRSIASKEVGIETKQEDQGYHILMNYPKTKNKVINQKLEEFSNHELSSFKDCTPEKDTDEKGSLFQSFETYEFSPDIVSFKFNVMRKSNARVQAENQVITKTYNLKENKELQLSDLFKDKDDLSSIAQNIYEKMVKLQENSNQRAKQVLSAGLQPMEKNFNAFILDNKCLDFFLRPGQVNSSTNLYTKVSVPLSELGEIVKPQILVGDLKEEAQHSKIKIPSAQQVQSKALAHKKLVALTFDDGPDPQTTPRLLSILKKANVPATFFVLGNRLELYPELVKKEHALGNQVGSHTYNHENLPQLPAKQAQDEIKKTSDLMQKTVGIRPQGLRPPYGATTPQINKMAQTPIIQWSVDSLDWESKNVDQIEQVVMNEVYDGSIILMHDIYDTSVDGAARVIQKLKNQGYTFVTVNQLIQARGKLENSHVYYNATQ, from the coding sequence ATGAAGAAGAAAGTGCTGAAAGCAGGAAGTGCGATACTAGCGCTTGCGATTGTTTTCGGAGCAGCCAGCATACTGGTGAAAACAACAGAAACAGAAAAAGAAAACAAGAAGACTTCCGTGAATACTTATATTCGAAGCATAGCATCTAAAGAAGTAGGGATTGAAACGAAGCAGGAAGACCAAGGTTATCATATCTTGATGAATTATCCCAAGACAAAAAATAAAGTGATTAATCAAAAGTTGGAAGAATTTTCCAATCATGAACTTTCTTCTTTTAAAGACTGTACACCAGAGAAGGATACGGATGAGAAGGGTTCATTGTTTCAATCCTTTGAAACTTATGAGTTTTCCCCAGATATCGTGAGTTTCAAATTTAATGTGATGCGCAAAAGCAATGCGCGTGTCCAAGCTGAAAACCAAGTCATCACTAAAACTTACAATTTGAAAGAAAATAAGGAGTTACAGCTTTCTGATCTATTTAAGGACAAGGACGATCTCAGCAGTATCGCACAAAATATTTATGAGAAAATGGTGAAGCTCCAAGAGAATTCAAATCAGAGGGCCAAGCAGGTATTAAGTGCGGGATTGCAGCCGATGGAGAAAAATTTTAATGCTTTTATCTTGGATAATAAATGTCTGGATTTCTTTTTGAGACCGGGTCAAGTCAACAGTAGTACAAACTTATATACTAAAGTTTCAGTGCCACTGAGTGAGTTAGGCGAGATTGTCAAACCACAGATTTTAGTGGGGGATTTAAAAGAAGAAGCGCAACATTCGAAAATAAAAATTCCTTCTGCTCAACAGGTGCAAAGTAAAGCGCTGGCACATAAGAAATTAGTGGCTTTAACTTTTGATGATGGACCAGACCCACAAACTACACCACGCTTGCTTTCCATTTTAAAGAAGGCAAATGTTCCTGCGACATTTTTCGTACTCGGAAACCGTCTGGAACTCTATCCAGAATTAGTTAAAAAAGAACATGCTTTAGGAAATCAAGTGGGCTCACATACGTATAATCACGAGAATCTGCCACAACTCCCTGCAAAACAAGCACAAGATGAAATCAAAAAAACTTCAGATTTGATGCAAAAGACAGTGGGGATTCGTCCTCAAGGCTTACGCCCTCCTTACGGTGCCACAACACCTCAAATCAATAAAATGGCACAAACCCCGATTATTCAGTGGAGTGTAGACTCTTTAGATTGGGAAAGTAAAAATGTGGATCAAATTGAACAAGTTGTCATGAATGAAGTTTATGATGGCTCCATTATCCTCATGCATGATATTTATGATACCTCTGTCGATGGGGCAGCAAGAGTGATTCAAAAACTAAAAAATCAAGGTTACACATTTGTAACAGTTAATCAACTCATACAAGCACGTGGCAAACTTGAAAATTCACACGTTTATTACAATGCAACACAATAA
- the eno gene encoding surface-displayed alpha-enolase: MSIITDVYAREVLDSRGNPTIEVEVYTEDGAFGRGMVPSGASTGEHEAVELRDGDKSRYLGLGTQKAVDNVNNVIAEAIIGYEVTEQQAIDRAMIALDGTENKGKLGANAILGVSIAVARAAADELGVPLYNYLGGFNAKVLPTPMMNIINGGSHSDAPIAFQEFMIVPVGAPTFKEALRWGAEIFHALKKILKARGLETSVGDEGGFAPRFEGTEDGVETILKAIEAAGYEAGENGVMIGFDCASSEFYEDGVYNYAKFEGEGGAKRTAAEQIDYLEELVNKYPIITIEDGMDENDWDGWKALTERLGNKVQLVGDDFFVTNTSYLARGIKEEAANAILIKVNQIGTLTETFEAIEMAKEAGYTAIVSHRSGETEDSTISDIAVATNAGQIKTGSLSRTDRMAKYNQLLRIEDQLGEVAVYKGLNAFYNLKK, from the coding sequence ATGTCAATTATTACTGATGTTTATGCTCGCGAAGTCCTTGACTCACGCGGTAACCCAACAATCGAAGTTGAAGTTTACACTGAAGACGGTGCATTCGGACGCGGTATGGTACCTTCAGGTGCTTCAACTGGTGAACACGAAGCTGTTGAACTCCGTGACGGTGACAAATCTCGTTACCTCGGTCTTGGTACTCAAAAAGCTGTTGACAACGTAAACAACGTAATCGCTGAAGCTATCATCGGCTACGAAGTTACTGAACAACAAGCTATCGACCGTGCAATGATCGCTCTTGACGGTACAGAAAACAAAGGTAAATTGGGCGCTAACGCTATCCTTGGTGTTTCTATCGCTGTTGCTCGTGCAGCTGCTGATGAACTCGGTGTTCCACTTTACAACTACCTTGGCGGATTCAACGCTAAAGTATTGCCAACTCCAATGATGAACATCATCAATGGTGGTTCTCACTCAGACGCTCCAATCGCTTTCCAAGAATTCATGATCGTACCAGTTGGTGCACCTACATTCAAAGAAGCGCTTCGTTGGGGTGCTGAAATCTTCCACGCATTGAAGAAAATCCTTAAAGCTCGTGGCCTTGAAACTTCAGTTGGTGACGAAGGTGGATTTGCTCCACGTTTCGAAGGTACTGAAGATGGTGTAGAAACTATCCTTAAAGCTATCGAAGCTGCTGGCTACGAAGCTGGTGAAAACGGCGTTATGATCGGTTTCGACTGTGCTTCTTCAGAATTCTACGAAGACGGCGTTTACAACTACGCTAAATTCGAAGGTGAAGGTGGTGCTAAACGTACTGCTGCAGAACAAATCGATTACCTTGAAGAATTGGTTAACAAATACCCAATCATCACTATCGAAGATGGTATGGACGAAAACGACTGGGATGGTTGGAAAGCCCTCACAGAACGTTTGGGTAACAAAGTTCAACTCGTTGGTGACGACTTCTTCGTTACAAACACTTCTTACTTGGCACGTGGTATCAAAGAAGAAGCTGCGAACGCTATCTTGATCAAAGTTAACCAAATCGGTACTTTGACTGAAACATTTGAAGCAATCGAAATGGCTAAAGAAGCTGGTTACACAGCTATCGTTTCTCACCGTTCAGGTGAAACTGAAGATTCAACAATCTCAGATATCGCCGTTGCTACAAATGCTGGACAAATCAAAACTGGTTCACTTTCACGTACAGACCGTATGGCTAAATACAACCAATTGCTTCGTATCGAAGACCAATTGGGTGAAGTTGCCGTTTACAAAGGTCTTAACGCATTCTACAATCTTAAAAAATAA
- the infC gene encoding translation initiation factor IF-3, which produces MRSAFVFLKKYFRRRIDIAKQDNRKPLMNGQIRSREVRLIGAEGEQLGVTPTAVALTQAEDLNMDLVLISNQEPPVAKIMDYTKFMFEQKKKQKEAKKKQATVTLKEVRLSPVIDKNDFNTKLRQATKFLEKGDKVKVSIRFKGRMITHQDVGRQVMDEFAEAVKDIAVVEQKAKMDGRQMFLQLAPIKKN; this is translated from the coding sequence ATGCGTTCCGCTTTTGTTTTTCTAAAAAAATATTTTAGAAGGAGAATAGACATAGCAAAGCAAGACAACAGAAAACCTTTGATGAACGGTCAAATCCGTTCACGCGAAGTACGTCTTATCGGTGCTGAAGGCGAACAGCTTGGTGTTACACCTACAGCTGTTGCACTTACTCAGGCCGAAGACCTTAACATGGATTTGGTTTTGATTTCAAATCAAGAACCACCAGTTGCAAAAATCATGGATTACACTAAATTCATGTTTGAGCAAAAGAAAAAGCAAAAAGAAGCTAAGAAGAAACAGGCAACTGTTACTTTGAAAGAAGTTCGTTTGAGTCCAGTCATTGATAAAAATGACTTCAATACAAAACTTCGTCAAGCAACAAAGTTCCTTGAAAAAGGAGACAAAGTTAAAGTTTCGATTCGCTTTAAAGGTCGTATGATTACTCACCAAGATGTGGGTCGTCAAGTAATGGATGAATTTGCTGAAGCAGTGAAAGATATCGCTGTGGTAGAGCAAAAAGCCAAAATGGATGGTCGTCAAATGTTCTTACAATTGGCACCAATCAAAAAGAACTAA
- the rplT gene encoding 50S ribosomal protein L20, translating to MARVKNSVATRKRRKRILKLAKGYYGSKHRLFKTAKEQVMNSYYYAFRDRRQKKRDFRKLWIARINAAARMNGLSYSKMMHGLKLAEIEINRKMLADIAIADAAAFTALAEEAKKALAK from the coding sequence ATGGCACGTGTTAAAAATAGCGTTGCAACTCGCAAACGCCGTAAACGTATTTTAAAACTCGCTAAAGGTTACTACGGTTCTAAACACCGTCTTTTCAAGACAGCTAAAGAACAAGTAATGAACTCATACTACTACGCATTCCGCGACCGTCGTCAAAAGAAACGCGACTTCCGTAAATTGTGGATTGCACGTATCAATGCAGCTGCTCGTATGAATGGACTTTCATACAGCAAAATGATGCACGGTTTGAAATTGGCTGAAATCGAAATTAACCGTAAAATGCTTGCTGACATCGCTATTGCTGACGCAGCTGCTTTCACAGCTCTTGCTGAAGAAGCTAAAAAAGCATTGGCTAAATAA